The nucleotide sequence GTTTATCCTATGTGTATCAGATAAGTCGTTCACGGCTTATCTTCATTGAAAACATAAAGGATAGGTTATGCGGATCAGCGCTAATTTTGATGGTGGTAATATTGAAGTCATCAACCAAGATGATATTAAAGATGTGCAACTGGCTATTCGCCCTGATGTTGGCGATGAGTTTTATCAGTGGTTCAATTTCCGTTTAGAAGGCCAAATTGGCAGTCAATACCTGCTAAATATTGTCAATGCTGGCTCAGCTTCCTATCCCAAAGGCTGGGAAAATTATCAAGCCGTTGCGACGTACGACAGACAACAGTGGTTTCGTCTTCCAACTGAATACAAAGATGGAAAATTGACTATCACAGTGGAGCTTGATTGTGATGCGATTCAGATTGCCTACTTTGCTCCCTATAGTTATGAGCGCCATCAAGATCTTCTCGCTTCAGTCCAAGTTCACCCGTTAGTCAGTCTTGAGCATTTAGGTTTAACCTTAGATGGCCGTGACATGACGTTAGTTAAAGTGGGTGATGACGATGAATCTAAAGCGAACATCTGGATCACGGCACGTCAGCATCCGGGCGAAACCATGGCAGAATGGTTAGTTGAAGGGCTCTTCAATAGCTTGTTAGACAGTGACAATGTCAATGCTCTGGCCCTGTTGGATAAAGCCAATTTCTATATTGTGCCTAATATGAATCCGGATGGAAGTGCACGTGGTCATTTGAGAACCAATGCCGTTGGGGTTAACTTGAACCGTGAATGGCAGAGCCCATCATTGGAGAAAAGCCCTGAGGTTTATCATGTCACCAATAAGATGAAAGAGACCGGGGTGGATCTTTTTTACGATGTACACGGTGATGAAGGCCTGCCTTTTGTTTTCCTTGCTGGTTGCGAAGGCGTGCCATCTTATAATGAAC is from Shewanella sp. MTB7 and encodes:
- a CDS encoding M14 family metallopeptidase, with the protein product MRISANFDGGNIEVINQDDIKDVQLAIRPDVGDEFYQWFNFRLEGQIGSQYLLNIVNAGSASYPKGWENYQAVATYDRQQWFRLPTEYKDGKLTITVELDCDAIQIAYFAPYSYERHQDLLASVQVHPLVSLEHLGLTLDGRDMTLVKVGDDDESKANIWITARQHPGETMAEWLVEGLFNSLLDSDNVNALALLDKANFYIVPNMNPDGSARGHLRTNAVGVNLNREWQSPSLEKSPEVYHVTNKMKETGVDLFYDVHGDEGLPFVFLAGCEGVPSYNERMAKLQQQFVDALLLLSADFQSEFGYDKDEPGKANMTVASNWVAETFTCLSNTLEMPFKDNDNMPDPMAGWSPERSIYLGEASLTAMLAVVDNLR